The stretch of DNA TGACTTCCAAGGGAAAACTTGGGATGGAGGAGAGCGGATGTCAAGTAGGGGAAACATCATTTAATGTCCAGAACATGGGTCAGTTCCAGGATGCTTGTGGTCTTAGTGAGGGTGGAGTCCACAGCCGTGAGGGATTCTGGGAAACTCTCCTTGAGCTCTAGGGGGATTCCTGTTGGTCGCCAAGGATGCTGGATTCCACCAGGGGAGAAAATCAGATGTATGGGGGACAATTGTCCTAGGGAGCTACTCAGAAGAGCTGAATAATTGGGCAAAAAATCAATAACATTAGGGACATCAACAATGAGCTTGACTgggcaaaggggagacagagaggaagtatagaaagagggagggaggcagggaggctgaggtgaAGAGTAGACATGGTGTGCCCAGTATGGAGAGTCAGATGGAGGGGTCGGGGGTCAAAGGGCCAAGGTTGGGAGGACATGTGGATCTCATCAACCAGTGGGAGTTGGGTGATGCAGAGTGAATGGAGCAAATCAGCAGGAACAAAAAttatggagagagacaggtggaAGCCAGGGCAGGAAGCCGGGGTCTCTCACTCACGGGTGACTCCTCCCACTGAAAGGTCTTCACCTGGAATAGGAGAGAAACTCTATTACCTGCAAAGTCCTGGGTTCCCTTACGTAGGCTTTTTCCACTACCCAGTTTACCACTGTTAACCAATCCCATTGCTTTGTCTCCCACCATGTTCTTCTTTCAGGTTTTCTGTATTGATTTCAGCTGTCACCACCCAGCACTGGCTGgctctgccctccccatccctctgaccACCCCCTATGTCTCCAGTTGGGTTCCTAAAGAGCTCCCAACTTACAGGGGACCCTGGGGCCGGGGAGCATTGCCCGAACGCAGGCCTCTGATGGTGAGGATGGTGCCCACGATGATGCCCACCAAGCCCACGGCCAGGCCCAGGGCGCAGACCAGAGTCTCTTTTGTCTCAGACAGGGGAGATGGCACATCGGGTTCTGGAAGGAGGAAGGATACACAAGGTCAGAGCACTGTGAAGGGTAGGGAAGAGTGTTTTATAGGAAACAGGACACCCAGGTTCTGGGCGAGGAACGGGAATTCGGAGAGGAATCTGAGAGATCAGAATTAGACTCCTGGGTCCTAAGGAGCTAGTGGATCGTGGGGCGGTAGCTGGAAGGGGGATTACATACCCCAGTGTTGTAAGAGTGGCTTTTCCAGACCCCAGTGCTCCACCTGGCAGTCATAGAAGTCGTCGTCAGAGGGGATGAACGGGAGGTAGTGGAACTTGCGGAAGGAGTGGTCACTGCAGGGGTAGAAGTCCGTCTCGGACGCGCCCTTGCTCCATGGCTGCCCATTGCGCAACCAAGAGATGTTGACCACCGGTGGGGAGAATTTGTCGACAAAGCAGATGAGGACGTTGGGCTGCCCTATCTCTACGGGGTTTTCAGGGAACACGGTCACTTCGGGGGCCACTGTTGGGGAGGAAGACATGACATCAAAGTTGAGAGCAGAAATGACACTTGGCTCCTAAGGTGGGGAGGACAAGAGTGTTAGAGTTAGGGAATGGCTGATGGGATTTGAAGAGATTacaggtcagaaagacctgattttgggtcttttcagatCTCCCCAAGGGACCTCAGGTGTTGTTAGAATCCTGGGATAAGCTAGGGTGGCATCTGGCCTATGGAACTATGGGGAAAATGATGGATTTGATCTCACAGTGGGACCCCTGGGGGATAGTCCTTGAGTGGTTAGGGCTGTGATGGGAGTGAGGGAGTCAGAGACTGTATAGCCAGTTCCAGGATGTAGCCCAGAGGGAAGCCTCCATTGGTGGGAGGAGTGGGACCTCAAAACTGGTCGGAGTTTAGAGCTGGACCCCTGCGTGAAGGTGGGGCTTCTCTTGTTGGGGGTCCCAGATTCCCCTGGAAGGGGAAAGTCAAGACACCAGGGAGGGTCAGGGGGGCTCCCTAGTCTAGCTGGGCTCCCGGGGAGGGGTGGGCGCAGGTACCATTGGTGGCGGGGGTGTGGTTAGAACGTTTGATCAGGATGTCCATGTTGGCCTTGTCCACAGCGAGGTTGGCcaatcctccctgtgcctcgaagCTGGCATAGTTGCCAAAGTCAGCTAGGCGCCAGACCGTCTCTTTCCTGTCCAGGTCCACATGGAATATCTCGTCCCCGTCAAACTCGAACATGAACTCCCCCGTTGGGTTGTGGGTCTGGGAGAACTCTGCCTGGATTATCGTATGTTCCCCTGCAGGGGTGAGAAGGCAAGGGGGAGAAATTGAGGGAGAGAGGTTTCATAAAGTTGAACTGAAAGCGAAAATGCACACTCCTTTATtatgggaaggaaaaggaggaatttcaggaggaaatgggatgggcgtgagagggaaaatagggtggaaaAAGGGGGAATGATAATGGTAGAAACCGGAAATGGaacgagtgagagagagagagagaggaagaaaggtgaGTAGGCTGGAGAATTAAGTATGTatatgttgtgtgtgtgtaaccctgacacacacacatacacacacacacacacacacacacacatttcctgcccatcccTAGAGGGTTGGTAATAAGAAGGAAATGCCCACCCATACCCACCTGTGGGCTCTCCTCTCACTCTGAGTCCCTCCACCAACTGCCCAGTACTAGGAGTCATTGTCCCATCTCTGGAGGACTCAGAACACCCCAGGGGGCAGTTAGAGACTCATCGGGCCCTgggtaggggagacagagacgTGGCCAACAGCAAACACCCCAGAGAGGAAATCAACATGGGGCAAACATGAGGTTCCATGGGTTGTGGGATGGGAGTGAATGTTAACCATATCACACCCCAGGGAGGGACCTaggacagggataataataataattgtggtttgttaagcactcactatgtgccaagcactgtagtaagcactgaagtagatacaggaaaatcaggtctaccgtggggctcacagtctaagtaggagggagaagggtaacTGAATCCCCAAtctgtagatgagagaactgaggcacagagaagttaagttagttgCTCGAGGTCTCAGAGCATGTacgttgtggagccaggattagaacccaggtcctctgactgccaggcccaagctctttccactaggccatgctgcttctcagacttgaATTCCAACTCTCCCGACGGGCTGAAGGTCTGGGAGTTCCCTGCTCCTCTACAGGGGAaagaatggaaggaggaggaaaggattcattcattcattcaatcgtatgtactgagcgcttactgtgtgcagaacactgtactaagcacttggaaagcccagttcggcaacggagacaatccctacccaacgggctcacagtctagaaggggaagacagacaacaaaataaaacaagtggacagacatcaatagcatcaatataaataaaaagaaatacagatatatatgcaTGATTAATAAAAGTCCTGCTCAACTGGGCCTCTTCATTGTCTCTTTCAGTCTTGTTTCCCTAAGCCCTTGGGGGTAAGAGTAGGGTTGTGTCAAGGGGGCAGGTGGGGCCGTGTGTCCAGATGTTCCAAAAGGAAGTGGGTGCATTGCTCCAGGGATGTGAACCCCAGGGTAGCCCCAGAGACCTCCGTCCAGTTGTTGCTTCAGGGCAGGAGGGTTTCTTGAGGCAAATTTTCTCCTTTAGAGATTAACTCTCTCATGAGACAGGTCAGTGAAGGAGCAACCTTCTAAACCCTActcaaatcatatctccttcaagaaaccttccatgactaatctctcattcccTCTACTCACTCTTCCTCGTTTTTCGCCTATTACACTTAGATCGATACCCCTTAGATGCTTCCACACAGCAATTAGGTACAAATCCAAAATTTTTCATTACATATACAT from Tachyglossus aculeatus isolate mTacAcu1 unplaced genomic scaffold, mTacAcu1.pri scaffold_101_arrow_ctg1, whole genome shotgun sequence encodes:
- the LOC119922278 gene encoding HLA class II histocompatibility antigen, DR alpha chain-like isoform X1, yielding MAPTTALALRVLTLASLLATHCIRAIKWEHTIIQAEFSQTHNPTGEFMFEFDGDEIFHVDLDRKETVWRLADFGNYASFEAQGGLANLAVDKANMDILIKRSNHTPATNVAPEVTVFPENPVEIGQPNVLICFVDKFSPPVVNISWLRNGQPWSKGASETDFYPCSDHSFRKFHYLPFIPSDDDFYDCQVEHWGLEKPLLQHWEPDVPSPLSETKETLVCALGLAVGLVGIIVGTILTIRGLRSGNAPRPQGPL
- the LOC119922278 gene encoding HLA class II histocompatibility antigen, DR alpha chain-like isoform X2 — encoded protein: MAPTTALALRVLTLASLLATHCIRAIKWEHTIIQAEFSQTHNPTGEFMFEFDGDEIFHVDLDRKETVWRLADFGNYASFEAQGGLANLAVDKANMDILIKRSNHTPATNVAPEVTVFPENPVEIGQPNVLICFVDKFSPPVVNISWLRNGQPWSKGASETDFYPCSDHSFRKFHYLPFIPSDDDFYDCQVEHWGLEKPLLQHWEPDVPSPLSETKETLVCALGLAVGLVGIIVGTILTIRGLRSGNAPRPQGPL